The Candidatus Obscuribacterales bacterium genome includes the window GAACGCATGGCGTCCAACACCTCTCGCACCATTTCCGGGTCGAGTGCTGAGGTCGGTTCATCAAATAGCATAATTTTGGGCTGCATTGCCAAGGCACGAGCGATCGCCACCCGCTGCTGCTGCCCCCCGGATAGTTGTCCTGGATACTTATGGGCTTGATCTAAAATTCCTACTCGCTCTAGTAATTCTGCTGCAATATCTTTGGCCTGTTGTTTACTCCATCGACGCACTTCCATGGGGGCAAGAGTAACATTGTCTAGTACGCTTA containing:
- a CDS encoding amino acid ABC transporter ATP-binding protein, producing the protein SVLDNVTLAPMEVRRWSKQQAKDIAAELLERVGILDQAHKYPGQLSGGQQQRVAIARALAMQPKIMLFDEPTSALDPEMVREVLDAMRSLAQSGMTMVCVTHEVGFAREVADRIVLMAEGQIVEEATPQEFFTHPKHQRTQQFLSQILH